Genomic segment of Salvia splendens isolate huo1 chromosome 12, SspV2, whole genome shotgun sequence:
TTAAACAACAACTAGTGAATTCCAAATCTACTCAAGTTAACTTGCTTTTCTTCATTGCCTGCTTATTGGGTTGCTCGTTGTGGGGCGCCATGTTCAACATTCCATTAACTTGCCTCGCATAATCTGTACGGAAGTTGGGAGTCACATTGATGTAATGACTAATGTAAGACGAGAAACGTTCTCTGCAATCGTTGAACGGTGCAAGGAGCATGTCCTTGTAATATCTCCCCTCAGAATCTGCAAAAGCCTCACACTAACTCCTTGAAGACCCATTGTCATTAAATTTGCCGGGTTTCCCAAGTAAGTCTTCATGTGTCGCATCAGGAATACACCCGAGTCATTAGTGGCTTGAGTCGTCTTCCATGGGAATACCAGCAAGCGCATACTACGCTCCTTGATTATGATCTCAGACAGTTTGTCGAATCTCTTAGACTTGAGATAAAAACCAAGACAATCCATCTGCACAAAAGTTCAGGGGTTAAGTAAGATCCTTTATGTCAGCCTTGGCcgattaaaaaattatgtaaaGATAAATGTCAATGTAATCCAAATGTAAATAGCCAATGACAAAACAAACGTACAAATGTAAGCAGATGTTAGCAAATGTCACCACAGATTGCATTTCACAAGTTCACACAGCCGATATGCAGATTTCAACAGATTTATATACCGAtatatatcaacaaaaaaatgtcaacatgtcAAGGCCATGTCAAGGAGTGCCAAACACATCCGACCATTTCCATACCAACAAATACCAACACATGTTGCATTTCACAAGTTCGCACAACAGATATGCAGATTTCAGCAGATGTATATTCCgataaatttcaacaaaaaaatgtcaCGGTATGCATCCAAGTTTCGGTACTTAACAGTTCAAGGTAATTAAATGTCATACCACAGGCACACTAACGACAATATAAACGctaatttatcataaaaaatacCGAACACATCCGATTTTCAATCCAGTTCACACATTATACTTACTAGTAGATCCAAGTCCCTCCCATATTTGGCCCGATCTGGAATACCGTTCTCGGGCACAACCTGGTCTAGCACATCCGCAACCCCAGTCTTCAATGAAAAGCACACTAAATACTAATGCCTCTTTGAATATATAGGGAAAAAAATCTGCACACACCAATACAATTGatgagtttttttatttttcagggAGTTCGCTTTTGGTTAAACAAGTGAACAAGTACCAAATCATAATGTGTGATGTCAAAACGTCCATCGCCATTGAATTGACCATCTATTTCATCGCAGAATGTTAATTCAGCTTCAAAATTTAACCTACTAGCTCTCCGTTCAACCACATTGTATGTCTGCAATCGTTACATATTGTCATTAGACAAAAACAAAAGTACATTATATTAACAGTACACTCATTGTCGCAGCCGTTGTGACAAACAATCTGCTGGGCTTCTGTGTTGGTTTATGCACCTCCATGCCATTCAGATAAGAAGCCCAAACATCGATAACTTCAGAGTCAACAGCCTCATGTGGCTTCCACAGCATCGTCAGCGTAAATAACATGATCCCTAGATTTCAACCATAAGTTATTCACTGCGGTCACTTTGATTAAAACAACAAAAGTTAATAAGATTTTTTTCTTACGTCCACATGTAGAGTGTCGCAAGAAGGAATTGGTAACAATCCCTCTCTTCTCGAGTCCATGTTGGGCTGATACGCGTTGATGCTGCACCCTCTCTTCTCCTTGCAGGCAGTCTGAGTCTCCTTGCTAGAGCAGGTTGTATTTCAGCATACGTGCTCTGTTCACGAGTCATCTCTGCATCTCGATGTACAGGTAATATACATGCATCAGCACCCACCGTATCTGTTTGTGTTTCGAAAGCAACATCACCTAGCTCCAGGACTGCTTCCACGGCAGAGCAAACGGCTACGTCTATGGCGTCCTGCTACATCATTAAAAACAGGGAAATATACACCGTCACTAATTGTTGGCAAATGTAAGTACCCCTACTTAGATCCAACAAGTTTAATTTCAGTTGCTTTACTTACCTCCGACACAACATCACGCGCAATAGCACTAGCCACAGGCTCTATGACAGCCAACTCTTTTCCAATGTCACTAACATCAATCAAATCCAGACCGCAACCTCCCAAAACAGCAGTGTCCCCTCTCTCCCAGTCCTGGGATACCACGTCATCCCCACTGAAAAAAAGGTCGGCTGGGTCTCTTAGCTCGTACTCCGACGCATCACCCTTCACGGAAAGTAAGATAAGATGATTTAGTAAGCAATCAAATTAAaagacaaaaagtaaaaaaaacggAGGCCATCAAACCTCTTCATCATGTGCTGTATTGTCTGTCTCAGGTTGAGGTTCTGCTTCAGGTTGACAAGCGTCATCATCCTACAATGTACACAACATCACACTTTCATTAAGTATATCAACAGATATGTTATCTGGGAAGTGTTTTTATAACAGGAAACAATGTATGATATATACTTAACCTGGCTGGAATCGAACCCAAGGCTGAAGCTTGGGTAATCGTCTTTGTTTTCTAGAATTTCCATTTCATCAGCCGCGTCCAACAGAGATTTCAAGGACTCTGACCAGTTTTCCGCGACACTATAATTGGCAGTTTGCGACTGCGTCATTGACTCCACAGGGTCAAAGTCCTTTTCGTCCAACCTAAACGCCCTCCGGAGAGTGTCACACGTTATTCTAAAGCTGTCCTTCTTCCTGGTTTCTGGAGGAGCTTGATTTAATTCCTTGGCCAGCATCTTCAAACCATCGCCTATGTGTTTGGTTGCCCCCCAAACACTCCCCATATACACCACTTCATCCGAAGAATATCTCTCTTCAACAACATCTTAAGTGGACGACGGTTCACCATCTTCAGTGGTAGGCGGTTCAACAACATCTTCAGTAGCCGGTGGTTGTACTTCTGTTGTCATTTCCGCACCCCCCATTTCATTCTCATCCAACTGTGAAGTCACTCGTCCAAGACCAAAATCAGCTTCTTTCATTTCCCCgtcctctctctctttcaatAGTTCGGCCGTCCATCCCTTTATTCTAGGAATGACACGTGCCACACATCTCCTACGATGCACTACTCGATCGACGTAGAAGGCCTGcagtaaataacaaaattaattcaGCAAAAATGTCATCACCAACCCCAAAATCAGATACAAAACAGTGCTTTGAGCTCAACCCCAAATGTCAACAACAGATACATATTCACACACAAAACCatgtcaacataatagcaaCAATTCAATGGCATGGATGGAATAGACGAACGACATACCACTAGGAAAACTACTGGCCCGCTGAAAACCTTGGATTTGTTATTCTTCCACAGCTCGCGCGTCCTCAACAGATTGTCTAGCAAGTACCTACAATTGTGCTTCTTTACCTTCTGCAAATCACCGAGAATGTCAACAATTCGGGGTCTGACATAGCCACAAGGGGAGGTCTCAATGAGAGTAGTTTCCAGCAATAACAagaatattttcttaaaaattaCCCCCCCCCCAGTTTCTTGTAGCATCTTCGTTTCTAGGACCTTTGTCTGCATATCATTCATATCAGCCTCCTCATCAAGTGGAATGGTTTCCAGGTATTTGATGCATGTGTTTCTGTTGCATCGATCAATTGTAATCCCACCATTTGGGAAACCAAAAATAAGCTCGACGTCATTCGTGTCAATAACTACCTCAACACCATTAGGAAGCATAAGACTGCACCGTAGGTGGTTAAAATGCTCTAATAGCCAATACGCTAATGTTCCCGGAACAGAGGCCACATTATAGTCGAGTAGTCCACCAAAGCCGAGCTGCCTAACAACGGTTTTCTACCTTTCGTTCAGAGACTTCAGGATGCGCTGGAAAAAACGAGTGGTTCTCTTGATCCTCAATTGAGGTCTCTTGCATGTACAGGGACGCCAACAACAGCTGTTGAAGGCTTTCCAGCTAGTCTTGTCCTCTTCCCACTCAACTCCCCATCGTCTACTGATTTCCCTTTTCGTAGACGTTTCGCTG
This window contains:
- the LOC121758871 gene encoding uncharacterized protein LOC121758871 isoform X4, giving the protein MGSVWGATKHIGDGLKMLAKELNQAPPETRKKDSFRITCDTLRRAFRLDEKDFDPVESMTQSQTANYSVAENWSESLKSLLDAADEMEILENKDDYPSFSLGFDSSQDDDACQPEAEPQPETDNTAHDEEGDASEYELRDPADLFFSGDDVVSQDWERGDTAVLGGCGLDLIDVSDIGKELAVIEPVASAIARDVVSEDAIDVAVCSAVEAVLELEMTREQSTYAEIQPALARRLRLPARRREGAASTRISPTWTREERDCYQFLLATLYMWTDHVIYADDAVEAT
- the LOC121758871 gene encoding uncharacterized protein LOC121758871 isoform X1, producing the protein MGSVWGATKHIGDGLKMLAKELNQAPPETRKKDSFRITCDTLRRAFRLDEKDFDPVESMTQSQTANYSVAENWSESLKSLLDAADEMEILENKDDYPSFSLGFDSSQDDDACQPEAEPQPETDNTAHDEEGDASEYELRDPADLFFSGDDVVSQDWERGDTAVLGGCGLDLIDVSDIGKELAVIEPVASAIARDVVSEQDAIDVAVCSAVEAVLELGDVAFETQTDTVGADACILPVHRDAEMTREQSTYAEIQPALARRLRLPARRREGAASTRISPTWTREERDCYQFLLATLYMWTDHVIYADDAVEAT
- the LOC121758871 gene encoding uncharacterized protein LOC121758871 isoform X3 encodes the protein MGSVWGATKHIGDGLKMLAKELNQAPPETRKKDSFRITCDTLRRAFRLDEKDFDPVESMTQSQTANYSVAENWSESLKSLLDAADEMEILENKDDYPSFSLGFDSSQDDDACQPEAEPQPETDNTAHDEEGDASEYELRDPADLFFSGDDVVSQDWERGDTAVLGGCGLDLIDVSDIGKELAVIEPVASAIARDVVSEQDAIDVAVCSAVEAVLELEMTREQSTYAEIQPALARRLRLPARRREGAASTRISPTWTREERDCYQFLLATLYMWTDHVIYADDAVEAT
- the LOC121758871 gene encoding uncharacterized protein LOC121758871 isoform X2, which gives rise to MGSVWGATKHIGDGLKMLAKELNQAPPETRKKDSFRITCDTLRRAFRLDEKDFDPVESMTQSQTANYSVAENWSESLKSLLDAADEMEILENKDDYPSFSLGFDSSQDDDACQPEAEPQPETDNTAHDEEGDASEYELRDPADLFFSGDDVVSQDWERGDTAVLGGCGLDLIDVSDIGKELAVIEPVASAIARDVVSEDAIDVAVCSAVEAVLELGDVAFETQTDTVGADACILPVHRDAEMTREQSTYAEIQPALARRLRLPARRREGAASTRISPTWTREERDCYQFLLATLYMWTDHVIYADDAVEAT